In the Muricauda sp. MAR_2010_75 genome, one interval contains:
- a CDS encoding helix-turn-helix domain-containing protein: MSINNKILVAYQKKLGQRIKEIREDKELSQLDVASVCDYDKTTISRIENGRTNITLKTLLNLARAMEVDISQLFEFRD; the protein is encoded by the coding sequence ATGTCAATAAACAACAAAATATTAGTCGCCTACCAAAAAAAATTGGGCCAACGCATTAAAGAGATTAGAGAGGATAAGGAATTATCTCAACTGGATGTGGCTTCTGTTTGTGATTATGATAAAACCACCATATCAAGAATCGAGAATGGAAGAACCAATATTACTTTGAAAACATTGCTGAATTTGGCTCGGGCAATGGAAGTAGATATTTCTCAGCTTTTTGAGTTTCGGGATTGA
- a CDS encoding HNH endonuclease → MSSIQKWGKKVNWEERVKAVCKPCWELKYCPYGPLVEDFPLKTENDEKSCRIFGHDCPVFYVAEPLTETKELRKITRHIPRVTQFRVMKRENQICQVCKKSVIDEDIEFDHIIPWSKGGSSDESNIRLLCSECNRQRGNNFEGDYLITSVVDHLSEPFKVSIIDFIKEISSFGHEFFENEGFYPTEDDFAECLNDGEKTIAEVKGAEYFKDLIDFFTTDRPSEISESDFDTLKYRWGFIDGKVHRIKHSAKKYNSDPKHIVQLENDLTKKMGLRIKQDKKTFNGWLKK, encoded by the coding sequence ATGAGTTCAATTCAAAAATGGGGGAAAAAGGTAAATTGGGAAGAGCGAGTTAAAGCTGTTTGCAAACCTTGTTGGGAATTGAAGTATTGCCCATACGGACCATTAGTTGAGGATTTCCCGTTGAAAACTGAAAATGATGAAAAAAGCTGTCGAATATTTGGACATGATTGTCCTGTTTTCTATGTAGCTGAACCTTTAACGGAGACAAAAGAGTTAAGGAAAATCACTAGACACATCCCAAGGGTTACCCAATTTAGGGTTATGAAAAGGGAAAATCAAATTTGTCAAGTTTGCAAGAAATCAGTAATTGATGAAGATATTGAATTTGATCATATAATTCCTTGGTCAAAAGGGGGGTCATCTGATGAGTCAAACATTAGACTTCTTTGCTCTGAGTGTAATAGACAAAGAGGTAATAATTTTGAAGGTGATTATTTAATAACAAGCGTTGTTGATCACTTATCAGAACCGTTCAAAGTCAGTATTATAGACTTTATCAAAGAAATAAGCAGTTTTGGACACGAATTTTTTGAAAATGAAGGCTTCTATCCAACGGAAGATGACTTCGCAGAATGCTTGAATGATGGAGAGAAAACAATCGCCGAGGTAAAAGGAGCTGAATATTTTAAAGATTTAATAGATTTTTTTACAACAGATAGACCTTCCGAAATATCAGAATCTGACTTTGATACTTTAAAATATCGATGGGGATTTATAGATGGGAAAGTTCATAGGATTAAACATTCTGCGAAAAAATATAATTCTGACCCAAAACATATTGTTCAACTAGAAAACGATTTGACAAAAAAAATGGGATTAAGAATTAAACAAGATAAAAAGACGTTTAATGGATGGCTTAAAAAGTAA
- a CDS encoding slipin family protein — MNPAVLFIVIVGLIALAGIRIIFEYKRALKFRFGKYISTLQPGFRWIIPLVETIQIVDIRVITINVVSQEVMTEDNVPCSIDGVVFFKITDPEKAVLEVEEYSFAITQLSQAALRDVCGKVELDTILSKREEMGKNIKNIVEVETQHWGIEIIDVKIKDIQLPENMKRMMANQAEAERSRRARVILAEAEEQAAGKLLEAGVQIDKSPSAIKLRLYQTLSNIAAEKNSTILFPFPEEMLPRNPKKTDSD, encoded by the coding sequence ATGAATCCAGCGGTCTTATTTATAGTAATTGTTGGTCTAATAGCATTGGCCGGAATACGAATCATTTTTGAGTATAAAAGAGCCCTCAAATTCCGTTTTGGAAAATATATCAGTACACTCCAGCCCGGTTTTCGATGGATAATCCCCCTTGTTGAGACCATCCAGATAGTGGATATTCGGGTCATTACCATTAACGTTGTTTCCCAAGAGGTCATGACCGAGGACAATGTGCCCTGTAGCATTGATGGGGTCGTTTTTTTTAAGATTACAGACCCAGAGAAAGCTGTTTTGGAGGTTGAGGAGTATAGTTTTGCCATTACCCAGCTTTCGCAGGCCGCATTACGGGACGTTTGTGGTAAAGTTGAACTGGACACCATTTTGTCCAAAAGGGAAGAAATGGGCAAGAACATCAAAAACATTGTGGAGGTAGAGACCCAACATTGGGGCATTGAAATTATTGATGTAAAGATAAAGGACATCCAACTGCCCGAGAACATGAAACGGATGATGGCCAACCAGGCCGAGGCTGAAAGGTCCAGAAGGGCCCGAGTCATCTTGGCGGAGGCGGAGGAACAGGCCGCTGGCAAACTGCTCGAGGCAGGGGTGCAGATAGACAAATCACCGTCGGCCATAAAATTAAGGCTATACCAAACGCTATCGAACATTGCGGCCGAGAAGAACTCTACCATCCTCTTCCCTTTCCCAGAGGAAATGCTGCCAAGGAATCCAAAAAAGACCGATTCGGACTGA